A genomic segment from Peromyscus maniculatus bairdii isolate BWxNUB_F1_BW_parent chromosome 11, HU_Pman_BW_mat_3.1, whole genome shotgun sequence encodes:
- the Lypd1 gene encoding ly6/PLAUR domain-containing protein 1 isoform X1, with translation MLLPSPGPADPGGCGFSASQQLFADCSGFQVRRWRGQQPGQARSCHLSAARPCSNPPVRPSGVRAALGLPSGSLVLETETQRRQTGTLSKSRAAGERQIGTTLSCSCLGYTVGDAELGVGRVLEPGKRGEGETNLQPTQVTKCLWPPKKRATTRTGERHTGQPTARGGGRPSQAELSVLCLCTIHGVLGRGHIVSAGHGVQREAPRSEESNQEDIHGLALQIQCYQCEEFQLNNDCSSPEFIVNCTVNVQDMCQKEVMEQSAGIMYRKSCASSAACLIASAGYQSFCSPGKLNSVCISCCNTPLCNGPRPKKRGSSASAVRPGLLTTALLFNLALCLAHC, from the exons ATGCTCCTGCCCTCTCCCGGCCCTGCCGATCCGGGAGGATGTGGGTTCTCGGCATCGCAGCAACTTTTTGCGGATTGTTCTGGCTTCCAGGTAAGAAGATGGAGAGGCCAGCAGCCTGGCCAGGCACGCTCATGCCATCTCTCCGCCGCGCGTCCGTGCTCTAACCCCCCAGTGCGCCCATCTGGGGTCCGCGCTGCGCTGGGGCTACCCAGCGGGAGtttggtgctggaaactgagacccagaggcGCCAGACTGGGACTCTCTCCAAGTCCCGCGCTGCAGGAGAGCGGCAGATTGGCACGACTCTCAGCTGCAGCTGCTTGGGGTACACAGTCGGGGATGCAGAGCTGGGAGTGGGGAGGGTCCTTGAGCCAGgcaagaggggagagggggagacaaACCTCCAACCCACTCAAGTTACCAAGTGTTTGTGGCCACCTAAGAAGAGAGCGACGACGCGGACAGGTGAGCGGCACACCGGACAACCTACAGCTAGGGGCGGGGGACGGCCCTCCCAGGCTGAGTTATCTGTGCTCTGCTTATGTACGATCCATGGGGTGCTAGGAAGGGGACACATTGTGAGCGCTGGACATGGAGTCCAAAGAGAAGCTCCCAGATCGGAGGAGAGCAACCAGGAAGACATACATG GGTTGGCGCTGCAAATTCAGTGCTACCAGTGTGAAGAATTCCAGCTGAACAACGACTGCTCGTCCCCTGAGTTCATCGTAAATTGCACTGTGAACGTTCAAGACATGTGTCAGAAAGAAGTGATGGAGCAAAGTGCGG GGATCATGTACCGGAAGTCGTGTGCGTCCTCAGCAGCCTGTCTCATCGCCTCGGCTGGGTACCAGTCCTTCTGCTCCCCTGGGAAACTGAACTCCGTGTGCATCAGCTGCTGCAACACTCCTCTCTGCAACGGGCCGAGGCCCAAGAAAAGAGGCAGCTCCGCCTCGGCCGTCAGGCCAGGGCTTctcaccaccgccctgcttttcAACTTAGCCCTCTGCCTGGCACACTGCTGA
- the Lypd1 gene encoding ly6/PLAUR domain-containing protein 1 isoform X2: MRAPRATPAAPLGGSRRLGGSIAATFCGLFWLPGLALQIQCYQCEEFQLNNDCSSPEFIVNCTVNVQDMCQKEVMEQSAGIMYRKSCASSAACLIASAGYQSFCSPGKLNSVCISCCNTPLCNGPRPKKRGSSASAVRPGLLTTALLFNLALCLAHC, from the exons ATGCGGGCGCCGCGGGCGACACCTGCGGCTCCTCTCGGTGGCAGCCGTCGCCTGGGCGGCA GCATCGCAGCAACTTTTTGCGGATTGTTCTGGCTTCCAG GGTTGGCGCTGCAAATTCAGTGCTACCAGTGTGAAGAATTCCAGCTGAACAACGACTGCTCGTCCCCTGAGTTCATCGTAAATTGCACTGTGAACGTTCAAGACATGTGTCAGAAAGAAGTGATGGAGCAAAGTGCGG GGATCATGTACCGGAAGTCGTGTGCGTCCTCAGCAGCCTGTCTCATCGCCTCGGCTGGGTACCAGTCCTTCTGCTCCCCTGGGAAACTGAACTCCGTGTGCATCAGCTGCTGCAACACTCCTCTCTGCAACGGGCCGAGGCCCAAGAAAAGAGGCAGCTCCGCCTCGGCCGTCAGGCCAGGGCTTctcaccaccgccctgcttttcAACTTAGCCCTCTGCCTGGCACACTGCTGA